The DNA sequence GGATGTAAGGATACAGAAAGGCCCCTTCAACCTGGCGGGGGGGCATTTTAACCCCCATATAGCTGAACAGCCAAAGAATCACACTAATTCCAAAGACCCACGTAAAAACCCCAACGGTAGCCCCCGCCACGCTGTCGAAGGTGCCGAGGATCGTAAATTTCAATGACCGCCGGATGGCAAAGCCCATCTGGTTGATCATGTAAACCGTCGGAAAGAAAATAACCGAGAACCCCATCCAGGGCAGCAGCTTGCGGGCAAATTCACGACTGATGTACGGGCTGAGCAAATCGATACCGAATGCCAGAAATTTAAAGCCCACAATCATAGCCACAATAAAGGCAATGACCGCCACGATCTCCACGAGGAGACCTTTGCGATAACCATTGAAGGCTCCCCAGGCGAGGGGAATGAACATGAGCAGGTCGAGCGTTGTCAAAGGGCGAGAGAGGGTGCATGATTGGGTGAGTGAGCGAATGAGTCAATAGCGGCAATTCACCCAATCACGCAATCACTAATTTAATAGCTGCCGAACCATTGCCGAGATAGCTTTGCCATCGGCCTGACCAGCCAGTTCTTTGGAGGCAATGCCCATGACCTTACCCAGATCCGACGGAACCGATGCCCCCACACGGGTCATGATCGCCTGCAGTTTTGCCTTCAATTCATCGTCCGACAGTTGGCTGGGCAGATACTTCTCAATTACGGCGATTTCAGCTTCTTCAACGGCCAGAAGATCAGGACGGTTTTGCTGCCGGTAAATGTCGGCCGAATCTTTGCGCTGCTTGACGGCTTTGATGAGCACCTTCATTTCGTCGTCGGGTTTCAGCTCACCCGTACCGCCTTCTTTCGTTTCTTCGAGGAGGATCAATGATTTGACCGCCCGCAGGGCGCGAAGTTTGTCCTGGTCGCGGGCCAGCATAGCCTGTTTTATATCGGCGTCAATTTGTTGCTTGAGAGACATTGTGTGTAATGAGCGAAAGGGTGAATGAGTAACCGAATGGGTAAGCGATCGTTCGGTTACTGAACCTTCATTGTTTCAGCAAAGTTACGAATCTGTAAGTCGTAATTCGCTACAACCCGGTTTTCTGCTTTGTGCACCACAAGCAGGAGCGAGCCGGTCTTTCACCCTTTTTCTGCTTCGAACCCATGACTCGCCTGTCTGTCAACATCAACAAAATAGCAACGATTCGTAATGCCCGCAACGGCAACAACCCCGATCTGGTGAAGGTCGCCCTCGATTGCGAGCGCTTCGGCGCGCAGGGCATCACGGTACACCCCCGCCCCGATGAGCGCCATATCCGCTATCAGGATGTGCTGGATCTGAGTCAGGTCGTTACCACCGAGTTCAATATTGAGGGCAACCCCGACGACCGTTTCATTGAACTCGTTAAGCGGGTGAAGCCCGCTCAGGTGACCCTCGTACCCGACGCGCCCGATGCGATTACGTCCAACGCGGGTTGGGACACCATTACCCACGCGGATCATTTGCGAAATCTGGTCAATACCTTCAAAGCCGATGGTATCCGGGTCTCGATTTTCGTCGACGCCGACGAGCGCATGGTGGAAGGGGCCAAGGCGGTGGGCACCGACCGGATCGAACTGTATACCGAGCCGTATGCGGCTCACTATGCAGAAAATCGGGAAGCCGCCGTAGCGCCGTTTGTACAGGCAGCTTTGAAAGCGCAGGAACTGGGTCTGGGTCTGAACGCAGGGCATGACCTGAGTCTCGACAATCTGCGATTTTTCAACGAAAACGTGCCGGGTCTGGAGGAAGTCTCCATCGGGCACGCCCTCATCTGCGATGCGCTGTACCTGGGTCTGGAAAATACCATCCAGTTGTATCTGAGGGAGTTAGCGCAGAGTTGATACAGGGTATGATCAGGTTAAGGCGTGTACCACCTTTGGCAGGGATGGAACAATGCATCGTTAATCACTTTCAGGTAAGATATTTACAACGCCAAAGCAGCCAGTACCCTTCCCAGCCCGTAGCATGGTCAAGCAGTTATCCGTCGAGGAGTTTTTAGAGAAAGCGCAGTCGTTGCCCGTTGTCGACGTGCGGTCGCCGGGCGAGTATGACCATGCGCACATTCCCGGTGCCGTCAGTATCCCTCTGTTCGACAATGAAGAGCGGGCCCTGGTGGGCACTAAATACAAAAATGCCGGCAAAGACTCTGCCGTTCTGCTAGGACTCGATCTGGTGGGTCCCAAGCTGGCGGGCTTCGTCAAGCAATCGAAGAAGCTCAATCCACAAACTAAAGAGGTGCTGGTTCACTGCTGGCGGGGCGGCATGCGCAGCGGTTCCTTCGCCTGGCTGCTGGATACCGCCGGGCTAACGGCATCGACCCTCATCGGTGGTTACAAAGCATACCGGAATGCGGTACTATCGGCGTTTGCCGAACCGCGCAACCTGATCATTTTGGGCGGCAAAACCGGTAGCGGTAAGACCGATATTCTGAAAGAGCTGACCCGGCAGGGCGAACAGGTTATTGATCTGGAAGGGCTGGCGCACCACAAGGGCTCTACCTACGGGGCCATTGGTCAGTTACCACAGCCCGCTTCCGAACAGTTTGAGAATGCTATTTTCAAAGAGTGGCGAACATTGGACCCCGGCCGCCGGATCTGGCTCGAAGACGAAAGCCGAAATGTAGGTTCGTGCTTCATTCCCATGGCCCTCTGGCAGCAGATGCGGGCTGCGCCGGTAGCATTCCTCGACGTACCCAAAGCCGTTCGGGTGCAGCGGCTGGTGACTGAATATACGGGTATTGACCATGGCCTGCTGGTCGAAGCCACGCAGCGGATCAGCAAGCGGCTGGGTGGTAAGGTAACTAAAGATGCGCTCGACGCACTTACCCGAAATGACTACGCTACCGTTGCCGATCTGACACTGGACTACTACGACAAAGCGTACCTGCATGGGTTGTCGCAGCGCAACCAGGACCGGGTTCATCCGCTCAATATTGAGGCCGATAGCCCGGCAGCCACCGCCCGCCGGCTTATTGACTGGGCCGGCACTCAATTGCCGTAGCATGGCTGCTTATCCATTCGGGTAAAGCCAGGTGTACGGCCATTCGACAAAATTTTATTTTTTCTTCGTTGCGCTCATCCGACGGATAATCTCCCGTTTGGGGAAGGCCAGCCGCCAAACGGCTAGTGGTGTTTTCTGCCCTGCGAAGCAGGTTTGGCAAATAACATTTTCGGTGGGTACGGCTGCGTTGTAGACGTAGAGCGTTTCGGTGATCTTTTGGATATTGGAAATCTGGGGCAGCTTCTGCTCGGCATTGTAGAGGTAGGCGTCCAGCACTTCCCGTTCCTTGGCGCTGAGCGACTTGTTGGCAACGTCGGCGCTGCTCAACAGGCTGATATCGATACCGTATCGTTCGGCAATGGCGTTGGTACGCGGCAGATTCTGCAACTGGCATAGCTTAGCCTGCTCAGCCGGATTGGTCGTTTTTTCGAGCTGGGTCGTCAGTTCCTTCTGAATGACCGCTGTGATCTTTTCGCCGAAGTTGTCGACCGTTTCAACGAGGTCGGCGTTGGTGATTCGCTTGATTTTTTTGTCGGCCATTTCCTGTTTTAGCTCGTTAGTGTACTTCACCCGTTCGGGGTTGCAGGCGAAAAGAGTGAGTAACAGGAGGGAGGCAAACAGCTTGGAACGGTTCATAAACAGGAACTTAATACGGGTAGGTTGCGTCATTTGCTGAGAAAACGCAGGGGCGGGCGGCTTGGTTGCAACGAGATATAACAAAGCAGTACTGACCGGTTTTTTGTAATTTTGCGTTTTATCGATTGTCTTACTCCATCCTTGATCAAGGATAGCAACATTATATAGTATGCTCGACCAGTTAGAAGCCATTCGTGAGCGCTTCGACGAAGTAGCCCAGCAAATTGTTCAGCCGGAAGCTGTTTCGGATCAGAAACGGTTCATGAAGCTGAGTAAAGAATATAAAGATCTGGAAAAGATCGTTGTCCAGTACCGGGCCTACCAGCAGCTGCTCGAAGAAATCGAGAACGCCAAGCAGGTTATTGCGACCGAGAAGGACGAAGACTTCCGCGAAATGGCCAAAGGCGAACTCGACGAGCTACTGCCCCGCCGGGATGCGCTCGAAGAAACGCTGAAAGAAATGCTGATGCCCAAGGATCCGAATGACAGTAAAAACGTCATTCTGGAAGTGCGGGGCGGTACCGGTGGCGACGAAGCCGCTATTTTTGCCGGCGATATCTTTCGGATGTACCAGCGCTTCTGCGAAAAAATGGGCTGGAAAATGTCGCTCGTTGATTACACCGAAGGAACATCGGGTGGTTACAAGGAAATTATCACCGAGATCGAGGGCGACGATGTGTATGGCAAACTCAAATTCGAGTCGGGTGTTCACCGGGTGCAGCGCGTACCGGCTACCGAAACCCAGGGTCGGATTCATACGTCAGCAGCCAGCGTAGCGGTGTTGCCCGAAGCGGAAGAAGTTGACGTCGAACTCAACATGAATGATATCCGTAAGGATACCTTTTGTTCATCGGGTGCTGGTGGTCAGTCGGTAAACACCACCTACTCGGCCGTTCGCCTGACCCACATTCCTACTGGTCTGGTGGTACAATGTCAGGATGAACGTTCGCAGCTGAAAAACTTCGATAAGGCGCTCACCGTACTACGGTCGCGGCTGTACGAAATCGAATTACAGAAACACAATGACGCCATTGCGTCACAGCGCAAGACGATGGTGGGAAGTGGCGACCGGTCTGACAAGATCCGGACGTACAATTATCCCCAAAGTCGCGTAACGGATCACCGTATTGGCATGACGGTTCATAACCTGTCGGCGGTGATGGACGGCGACATCGGTGATTTTATCGAGCAACTCCGCATTGCCGAAAACGCCGAGCGGCTGAAAGAAGGAGCGGCCGCCTAGTCTGTACGAAATCCTAAGTAACGAACAATCCCTCGGCTACCCGCAGCAGCCGGGGGATTGCTTTTTTTCGTGGACATTACACGCCTGCGCTAGTCCAGCCCTGCGCCCGAATGGGCGTTTGCTGACCAGCTTTGGTAGCTAAAACAACCTGGGTGGGGTCGGCGGTGAGGTAGCCGATGGCGGTAATCCGGGCATTGGTCGATAGTTTCTCGAACTCCTGCGGACGAACGGTGAACAGCAGTTCGTAATCTTCACCGCCGTTGAGGGCGGCCGTAACGGGACTGATTTTGAACTCGTCGGCGGCAAGGAGGGCTTGGTCGTCAAGCGGGATATTCTCGTCGAAAATAACCGCGCCCGTATTTGACTGCCGGCAGAGGTGCAGCAGTTCAGACGCTAAGCCGTCGGAGATGTCGATCATGGCCGTAGGTCGGATGCCGAGGTCGCGCAGCTCGTGAACCATGTCGGTACGGGCATCGGGACGAAGTTGACGCTGTACCAGATAGGCACGCTCCTCCGACAGATCAGGCTGCATATTCGGATCGGCCAGAAATACCTGCTTCTCGCGTTCCAGCAACTGCAAACCCAGGTAGGCCGCACCGAGGTCGCCCGTTACGCAGATCACGTCATTGACCTGAGCCGTATTCCGGTAAGTAATCAGGTCTTTGGGTACCTTGCCCAGTACCGACACCGAGATGATCAGTCCCGATCGGGACGCGGTCGTATCACCCCCCACGAGATCGACGTTATAGGCTGCGCAGGCGGCCCGGATGCCTTCGTACAGTTCATCGACGGCTTCGACGGGAAAGCGGCTGCTGAGACCTACGCTCACGGTAATCTGCACGGGCAGGCCGTTCATAGCCGCAATATCCGACACGTTTACTGCTACCGCTTTGTAGCCAAGGTGTTTCAGCGGTACGTAAGTAAGGTCGAAGTGGATACCTTCAACGAGCATGTCGGTGGCTAGCAGGCCGTAATCAGAACCCCAGTCGAACACGGCGGCATCGTCACCAATACCACGGATGGTTTCGGGGTGTACGGGGGCGGGTGTTGCCTGCCGAATCCGTTCGATCAGGCCAATTTCGCCAATAGTATTGAGGTCAGTCATAAGCAGGTTGGTGAGCGGAGGAGTTAGGGAGTCGATCAGCTGGTAACCGGCTTACTAACTCCTCCACTGACATAAAAAAGCCGTTCTGTTTGATTAACGGAACGGCTCAAGAATGAAATTGGTTTGCGGAACGCTACGGGTTCGAGAGCGTATAGGTATTGGTTGTGTTTCCAGTTTTCAGGCTGGGCGTTGTCCGGGTTATTTTCAGCTCCGAATCGGTTAGCGACACAATGGTAAATTCGATCGACCCATTCGTGGTACCGGACGGTACAGGGTTTAGGTTCGTCAGTAGAAGACGATTGTCGGAAGGAATTGAATACTGACCTGTAAAGGTATTGTTATCGAATTCCGTATAGGTGACCACGGGCGGCTTGCTCAGGTCGAGTTTGAATGAAGTGTAGTTGCGAACGTTGGCGGTAGCACCCCGGGTGTAGACCGTAGCGCTGTTTTCTTCGACGATTCGGGCGGTCCAGACTTTGGCGATACGTTCCGAAACGGGAGCTACTTTTTTCTTGCCGCAACCCGTCAGCAGGTTTATCAAGGCTACTACGGCAAAAAAGGCAATGAAAGAAGTCTTTCTCATAGTTAACTGTTGCATAGGATCAGAAGTGGCTAAAGTTACGCTAAATTTGACATCACCTACAAAAACAGTACCCAATTATTCACTTCACCAACTTACCGGCCGGCATGACGCCCGATACCTCTGTACTGCCTCCTTACACTCGTTCGCAGCTTGCCCTGCGTAATGGCAGCGATCGCGACGAGATCTGGTGCGCCTACCAATCGATCATTTATGACGTATCGGCGTCGCGGCTGTGGCGAACGGGCAAGCACTACGAGCACTGGGCCGGGCAGGACTTGACGGCCGAACTGGCCGACGCTCCGCATGCCGACTGGGTGTTCGCCAAATTTCCGATGGTCGGACGGTTGGTGTGAATGACTGAAATGAACGCTGATGACTCAACTTATTGCCGATAGCGGCTCAACAAAAACCGACTGGCGCCTGGTCGGTGCCGGTTTAGTTCCTGTAGAGATTCATACCGACGGTATCAACCCGTATTACCAGACAACGGAACAAATCACCGATGTATTGCGGGCTCAGTTGCTGCCCGGCCTGAACGAAAGGCCCGTATCCGATGTGTTTTTCTACGGTGCGGGCTGCAGCGGCCCGGCTGTTAACGGCATCGTAGCCGATGCGTTGCGGGCAGTGCTGCCAGGTGTGCAGACGGTCGACGTGAACAGCGATATGCTCGGGGCTGCCCGGGCGGCTGCGGGTCGGGAGCCGGGGATCGTGTGTATTTTAGGGACGGGCTCCAACGCCTGCTGCTACGATGGCAACCAGATTACGCGGGGTATTCAGTCGCTGGGTTTCTGGCTGGGCGACGAGGGGAGTGGCGGGTACCTGGGCAAAACTCTCGTGCGCGATTTTTTTCAGGAACGGCTCCCGGCCGATCTGCAGGCCACCTTTAAACAGCGGTATGTGCTGGACCGGGCAACGCTGCTCGATAATGCCTACCAGAAGCCGTATCCTAATCGCTATTTTGCTTCGTTCACGCCGTTTTTATCTGAAAACATCGACCATCCACACATCGTTGGGCTGGTAAAGGACGCCTTCAGTCTATTTCTGACGACTTATGTTCAGCGATTCCCTGAGGCCAGTACATGGCCGGTCCACTTTGTGGGGTCAGTGGCGCACTATTTCGCTGGTCTGTTGCAAGAGGCTGTTTTACAGGCCGGCTTGCTCATGGGTCATATCTTGAAAGCCCCTGCGGAACGGCTGGTTGAATTTCATAAAAGAGGGTGAGTTTCACGCGTTGGCCGTACCTTTGTGGTCAAAGTATATATACCGAGGAGCGGAGCTAGAACACGCTAAGTACGAATGGCAGCACGATATTTTTTGAAAGTAAAAGACGTAGTTCGGGAAACCCCCGACGCCGTAACGATAACCTTTTGGCACCCCATCAGCGAAGAGATCCGGTACCTACCGGGTCAGTTTCTTACCTTCCTGCTCAACATTAACGGACAGAAGGTGCGCCGGTCCTATTCCATGTCCTCGTCGCCCCACGTCGATGTGTCGCTGGCCGTATCCGTAAAGCGGGTACCGGGCGGCCTGGCTTCGAACTATCTCTGCGATCAGATCCATTCCGGCGACATTATTGAAACGCTGGAACCGATGGGTACGTTTGTGCCGAAGCTGGAGCCCCAGAACCGCCGGACGCTGATCCTGATCGGTGCCGGCAGCGGTATTACCCCCTTGTTTTCGATGGCGAAATCAGCCCTGCACGTCGAGCCGGGGAGCCGGGTGTGGCTTATCTACGGCAACCGTAGTCAGGAATCGATTGTCTATAAAGCGCATCTGGACGCCATGGAGCAGGCTTATGGCCGGTCACGCTTTCAGGTCACCCACGTATTGAGCCAGCCCTCGGCGGGTTGGTCGGGCCTCACCGGCCGGCTGAATCAGCATACCCTCACCCGCTTACTGGAGGACGTGCCCGCTGCCGACCGGCAAAACGCGAGTGTTTACCTCTGCGGGCCCGATGGTATGATGGCCGAAGCCCGCTCGGCGCTGGCACTGGTTGGTGTTCCGGCAGATCGGGTACACAAGGAAAGCTTCGTGAGTGCGCCCGTAGCGGCTGGCGATGTTATCGAAGAACCCATGGCCGACGATGACGATACCGGATCACCGGAAGTGACGGTCGTCTATGAAGGCAGCGAGTACAAATTCGCCGTGGCTCCGCACCAGACGATTCTGGAAGCGGCTCTGGATTTAGACATTGACCTGCCTTATTCCTGCCAGGCGGGTATGTGTACGGCTTGTCTGGGCCGCTGCACATCGGGTACCGTAAAGCTGGACGAGGAAGACGGCCTGTCCGAATCCGAAATCAAAGCGGGCTATGTACTGACCTGCGTAGCACACCCCGTCGGCCGCGACGTCGTAATTGAAATAGAATAGCTTTTCTCGGCCGAACAAAACGTTCGGTTCTGAACTGTAATGCCGGACGTCCTGTCCGGCCGTGGAAACGAAAGGGCTACCTTATCTACCCACGGCCGGGCGGGACGTCCGGCGTTGTGCTAGTGCTCATCATCGGGCTTTGCGGCCGGGCGCGGAACCGGAGCTATTTTGGGTGTTGCTTTGCCCTGTACTCGTGGCATCGTCTTTGGTACAGGCGGTGCTGCCGGTGCATCGAGTTGAGCAGGTGCGGCCGGGATCGCTGGGACTACTGCATTAGGCGCTACAGCAGGCCGGGGCAGGCGCGGAGTTCGTGGGGCACGAGCGCGTGTTGGCCAGACCGCTCTCAAATCATATTTATACTCGACCATGTTGTCTGCGGGAGCAGCCGGTGCCGCAGGCTCATTGGATATGGTTGGGGTCGCTGGTCGTAGTGCATTTGGCGCTTTTGCAGGACGGGGAGGTCTGGCCGGGGCAGCAGGACGTGCGGGGGAATTGATTCGACCATCCAGCTGATCCAGGTTCATGTTCAGCTCGCGTAATTGCCAGTCAGTTTGCCGATTGAGCCTGTTCATTTCCCGATTGAGATTGAGCTCCAGTTCTCTGTTCAGTTTTAGATTCAACTCGTGATCGAGGTAGGAACTACCCGTCAATTTTTCACTGTGTTTCTCAATTTCGCTGGTTAGCCGGTCAATCTGCTCACCAAGTTCCTCCGATTCACGCTCCAGTTTCTCCATCGGTTGCCGGGCGGCTTCCTGTTTCGTCTTGACCTCTTCAAATTGCCTGTTCAACGCTTCCATGTTGGTTTCGAGCTTTTTGATTTCGGGTTCGAGAGCCGCTATCTGCTTCTCCACGTCGGCCTGACTCAATTTTTGCTTTCCATCATTGTGCAGAAGACGCTGATGCTTTTCAACCAGCGCATCACGCTGTTCCATGAGTTTGTCTTTACGCCAATTGAGTACGTCATTATTCCGACTGATTTCCTCAAATGGAAACCTTAATTTCTCCATCTGGAGACGGATCGATTCCATCTGCCGGGAACGTTGGGTAATGAGCCTGCTCAAACTATCTGTCTGCCGCTGAAATAAGGCTCTTTGGTTATCGAGCGTGTCAGACTGCGGTTGCCGGAAACTCGCAATGACCGGCGCATCACTGGAATTATCTTTGTAATTGATCTTGTCCAGGCCAGCCAGCGTGCCACCCAGTTCGTCAGGAATGGCCGTTTGGGCGCTGACTATGATGTTGTCGTAATCAATCTGCTCTAGTCCTTCGGCTAGTGCATTCATGCCTGCTCCCAGAGAATTATTGGTTTCAATGATGGTTAGCAGGATATCCCGGTCTGGTTGTTTAACGGTGTCAAGTGAGAGTTTTCCGCCCATCACCTGATCGTATTGAGTCTGTAAGCGGGCAACATGAGCAGCGGAGAGCTTTTTCCCCTGCCAAATTACGTAGTCAATGGTTTTGTTATCCGTGATGCCGAACTCAGTGCGCGCATCAACTTTATGACGTCGGCTTGCTCTCGACTGCGCTTTGCGAGGCTTCGGCTCATCCCGCTGCTGCACGGCATAGACCGACACGCTGACCAGCAACAGCGTTGCCAGCGTCATACCAGCCAGACTGGCGTTGGAGACAAACGGTCGGGTTGGAATACCCAGCATGCGTTGAACCCGATGCAGCAAATGCTGACGCTTGCCGGCAAACGCCATCGCCAGGGCGGGTGTCGGCGTTGTTTGCCTCAGGCGGACTTCCTCCACGCGGGCCAGCGCCTGAGCCAGCATACGGCCATTTCCGCCAATGGCCACTACGGCCATATCATCGCAGCAGTGTTCACGCTCTTCACGCACCCGGGCAGACAGCCACCATAAGGCTGGGTGGAAGAAATATAGTACTTCCATGACCGACTGAAGCAGGTTAACAGCGTAATCATGTCGTTTGATGTGCGCCAACTCGTGGGCCAGTACTGCTTCAACTTCGCGAATGGATAAGCTGGATGCCAGGCTGATGGGAACCAGTAAGACGGGTTTCAGCACTCCTACCACCATGGGCACCGCGATGCGAGCCGATTCGCGCACCTGAACAACCGCCCGCACTGCCAGCGCCGACCGCAACGGATCGACTAGTTCTGTCCAGCCGGTTGTTGATGATAACGTAGCCCTGCGGCTCAGGCGTTGCAGGTAGATCCAGCCACCCGCGAGCCGGATGCCGAACAGAAGTACGCCAATCAGGTACACCAGCACGAACTGGCTGAGGTAAGTTTCTAGAAATTCCCGCACCTGTTGCTGCCAGGGTAATGACTGGTAGGTCAGTGGCTGGATAATGGTTTGCCAGTTGGCGGGTATCGATTGAGTCAGATCCGGTTTCGCCAGCGCTGTGACGGGCTGATAGCACCAAACGAACGTAGCTATCGATACCAGTAACTGAGTTAACAGCGTAAGTGAACTAATCCGATAGCGAAGGTTACTCGGTTTATTACGCAACAGGTGCAGTAAAACAGCCGTGGGCAGCACCAGCGCGAAGCCCTGCCATAGGGCGTGGAGCAGCGTCCAGCCCAATGCGTTGGCTACGGAGCCAGACATGAAATCAATTGAATTCATCGGATGAATTGATTTGACTAAGGAGTTTTTTTATCTCGTCCAATTCCTGTCGTGAGGCCTTGTGTTGGCCCAGTAGCTGCATAACCAGTTTCGAGGCCGACCCCCGGAAGGCGGTTTCAACAAATCGGTCAACCAGACCCCGTTGGGTTTCTTCTTCCGTCACGGCCGCAACGTAGGTGTGCGACCGGTTGGCTTCTTCGCGGGTGAGCAAGCCTTTCTCGTGCATGATCTGCATCAATTTCAGGGCCGTTGTATACCCGATATCCCGGCTTTGGCTCAGGCTTTCGTGTACCTGACGAACCGTACTTGGCCCACTAGTCCAGAGTACGTGCAGGATTTCCAGTTCAGCATCTGTCGGCTTCATTATCTATCTACGAATGATTTCGTAGTAAACATATACGAAGCAATTCGTAGATGCAATAGGCTGAACAAAAAAGTTTCATAAATGCTTGACGTAACAGGGGCTAAGGTGCGTTATCTTACACCCGTGTCGACTCTTTACAAAAACAGATCTGAGTCTGTACTATGTCCATGACCGCTAACGAAAACGTTACTATTTTAACCCGTGCACCCCGCCAGTTTATTGGAGAAGCCATTGTTCTCTCCAACTGGGAAACCGTAAAACCTTATTATGACGATCTGCTTAATCGGCCCATCAATGATGCTGATGACCTTAGGCGCTGGCTGATCGACCGGAGCGAACTGGAATCGTATCTGTCGGAGAATTTTGCGTGGCGCTACATCAAAATGACCTGCGATACGGCTAACGAAGCGCT is a window from the Spirosoma rigui genome containing:
- a CDS encoding BlaI/MecI/CopY family transcriptional regulator — encoded protein: MKPTDAELEILHVLWTSGPSTVRQVHESLSQSRDIGYTTALKLMQIMHEKGLLTREEANRSHTYVAAVTEEETQRGLVDRFVETAFRGSASKLVMQLLGQHKASRQELDEIKKLLSQINSSDEFN
- a CDS encoding M56 family metallopeptidase; its protein translation is MNSIDFMSGSVANALGWTLLHALWQGFALVLPTAVLLHLLRNKPSNLRYRISSLTLLTQLLVSIATFVWCYQPVTALAKPDLTQSIPANWQTIIQPLTYQSLPWQQQVREFLETYLSQFVLVYLIGVLLFGIRLAGGWIYLQRLSRRATLSSTTGWTELVDPLRSALAVRAVVQVRESARIAVPMVVGVLKPVLLVPISLASSLSIREVEAVLAHELAHIKRHDYAVNLLQSVMEVLYFFHPALWWLSARVREEREHCCDDMAVVAIGGNGRMLAQALARVEEVRLRQTTPTPALAMAFAGKRQHLLHRVQRMLGIPTRPFVSNASLAGMTLATLLLVSVSVYAVQQRDEPKPRKAQSRASRRHKVDARTEFGITDNKTIDYVIWQGKKLSAAHVARLQTQYDQVMGGKLSLDTVKQPDRDILLTIIETNNSLGAGMNALAEGLEQIDYDNIIVSAQTAIPDELGGTLAGLDKINYKDNSSDAPVIASFRQPQSDTLDNQRALFQRQTDSLSRLITQRSRQMESIRLQMEKLRFPFEEISRNNDVLNWRKDKLMEQRDALVEKHQRLLHNDGKQKLSQADVEKQIAALEPEIKKLETNMEALNRQFEEVKTKQEAARQPMEKLERESEELGEQIDRLTSEIEKHSEKLTGSSYLDHELNLKLNRELELNLNREMNRLNRQTDWQLRELNMNLDQLDGRINSPARPAAPARPPRPAKAPNALRPATPTISNEPAAPAAPADNMVEYKYDLRAVWPTRARAPRTPRLPRPAVAPNAVVPAIPAAPAQLDAPAAPPVPKTMPRVQGKATPKIAPVPRPAAKPDDEH